From a single Parambassis ranga chromosome 2, fParRan2.1, whole genome shotgun sequence genomic region:
- the hsf2bp gene encoding heat shock factor 2-binding protein: protein MAALSDEKLLLHSRGAKDGFVRVRKQDLDKLTTEVMQLREFLPRVLNGDLIEILQKARTAQTVKEQLLQEQEVLRQECLHLQSRLDTVQSECQKEREEKLLLREKLWQSGEELQRQVDFCSGLGSAACGLLWSSSAQEDAVMQWLADGKLQSFLTVASQTLESFVMSLDDEVKGQTEDHNSHEHQFVLALAGTIANIAAVTWGRDFLSTHALLKTLMTLLQLIKPGVFPKLKVLMLMALYNVSISIKGLKSISENRGLVPLIQTLLDDGQWEVHLHSLRLLQSVLLDEEEKGNALSRLDSKLEARVGRLASSAQQPSLRLTAQQTLEDLQALQQGQGCKQSSA from the exons ATGGCGGCGTTATCAGACGAAAAGCTTCTGCTTCACAGCCGCGGAGCTAAG gatGGCTTCGTCAGAGTGAGGAAACAAGATTTGGACAAATTAACCACAGAAGTCATGCAGCTCAGAGAATTCCTGCCCAGAGTTTTGAACGGGGATCTGATTGAAATCCTACAAAAAGCCAGAACAGCTCAGACAG tgaaggAGCAGCTCttgcaggaacaggaagtgctgcGACAGGAGTGCCTTCACCTTCAGTCCCGACTGGATACGGTGCAGAGCGAAtgtcagaaagagagagag GAGAAGCTGCTGTTACGTGAGAAGCTgtggcagagtggagaagagcTGCAGCGGCAGGTGGACTTCTGTTCCGGTCTGGGATCTGCGGCCTGTGGTTTGCTGTGGAGCAGCTCAGCCCAGGAGGACGCAGTGATGCAGTGGTTGGCCGAC gGGAAGCTACAGTCCTTTCTCACAGTAGCTTCTCAGACTCTGGAAAGCTTTGTTATGTCTCTGGATGATGAGGTGAAAGGTCAAACCGAGGACCACAACTCCCATGAGCACCAGTTCGTGCTGGCTCTAGCGGGGACGATTGCCA ACATAGCTGCAGTAACCTGGGGGCGGGACTTCCTGTCCACACATGCGCTGTTGAAAACTTTAATGACTCTCCTGCAGCTGATAAAGCCTGGCGTTTTCCCTAAACTGAAAGT GTTGATGCTGATGGCTCTATATAATGTGAGCATCAGCATCAAAGGACTCAAGAGCATCAGTGAGAATCGAGGACTCGTGCCCCTCATCCAGACCCTACTGGATG ATGGACAGTGGGAGGTGCACCTCCACTCCCTGCGTCTCCTGCAGTCGGTGTTgctggatgaggaggagaagggcaACGCGCTTTCGCGGCTGGACAGCAAACTCGAGGCACGGGTCGGACGGCTCGCCTCCAGCGCGCAGCAGCCTAGCCTCAGGCTGACCGCCCAGCAGACCCTGGAGGACCTGCAGGCCCTCCAACAG ggtCAGGGATGCAAACAGAGCAGCGCCTGA
- the cryaa gene encoding alpha-crystallin A chain isoform X2 — protein MDIAIQHPWFRRALGSVYPSRLLDQLFGEGIFDYDLFPYGAAASSTISPYYRQSLFRSFLSSNSGVSEVRSDRDKFTIYLDVKHFSPEDLSVKVLDDCVEIQGKHGERQDDHGYISREFRRRYRLPSSVDQSAITCTLSGDGLLTLTGPKVGGVSESGRGERSIPVARDDKTNASATS, from the exons atGGATattgccatccagcacccctggTTCAGACGCGCCCTGGGCTCCGTCTACCCGAGCCGACTCCTGGACCAGCTTTTCGGAGAGGGCATCTTCGACTACGATCTCTTCCCCTATGGTGCCGCTGCCTCCTCCACCATCAGCCCATACTACAGGCAGTCGCTGTTCCGCAGCTTCCTGTCTTCTAACTCCGGTGTCTCTGAG GTGAGGTCCGACAGAGACAAGTTCACCATCTACCTGGACGTCAAGCACTTTTCCCCTGAAGACCTGAGCGTGAAGGTCCTGGACGACTGCGTGGAGATCCAGGGGAAGCACGGAGAGAGACAG gaTGACCACGGCTACATTTCTCGTGAGTTCCGTCGCCGCTACCGCCTCCCCTCCAGCGTTGACCAATCAGCAATCACCTGCACCCTGTCCGGTGACGGCCTGCTGACTTTGACCGGGCCAAAGGTGGGCGGGGTCAGCGAATCGGGACGTGGCGAGCGCAGCATCCCTGTCGCTCGTGACGACAAGACCAACGCCTCCGCCACCTCTTAA